In Littorina saxatilis isolate snail1 linkage group LG8, US_GU_Lsax_2.0, whole genome shotgun sequence, a single genomic region encodes these proteins:
- the LOC138974128 gene encoding lengsin-like isoform X2 produces the protein MEKKEIVDFDYLQCSIPDIHGSPRGRMVPKHLIPQVLKNGFGIYQGIGNFGMNMEIHMQLEEYTSSHFSNGLVMPIPATARAMQWSSTAQRKTGHAIGSLLYRDGQLDPVCSRHTAQRQLARLEKMNLKIKAAYELEFMMFEGEDASRPLGGGKKQFCNMELLDEHVDFFMDLLDSLRRSGLPVEFFNNEADEGQYEITMEPRDGLEPADAAFLARYGIRAFSRRRGYSATFMTRPAYPQGANGFHLNHSLWTRDGKDVFFDAADPLKLSLFARQWIAGLLLHTPALCALYCPTVNCYQRFNSGMAPRAAYWAVEDRVGAFRVKTSDSGAYLENRLPSSACNPYLVLAATVAAGLDGVERQLECPQPGPLADSKQAGPLLPKSLAEALEYLQKDTVLREAVGTKVVDYFTVLKRDFEIKHFEDNATADMSKAERVELERKYYMPYL, from the exons GTATCGGTAACTTCGGCATGAACATGGAAATCCATATGCAGCTCGAGGAGTACACGTCCTCACACTTTTCAAATGGCCTTGTGATGCCCATCCCGGCCACAGCTCGAGCAATGCAGTGGAGCTCCACCGCTCAGAGGAAGACCGGTCACGCCATCGGCTCTCTGCTCTACCGAGACGGCCAGCTGGACCCCGTGTGTTCGCGCCACACCGCACAGCGTCAGCTGGCCAGGCTGGAGAAGATGAACCTGAAGATCAAG GCCGCCTACGAGCTGGAGTTCATGATGTTCGAGGGTGAGGACGCCTCGCGGCCCCTGGGTGGGGGCAAGAAGCAGTTCTGCAACATGGAGCTTCTGGACGAGCACGTCGACTTCTTCATGGACTTGCTGGACTCGCTGCGGAGATCGGGGCTGCCCGTGGAGTTCTTCAACAACGAGGCGGACGAAGGGCAGTACGAGATCACCATGGAGCCGCGCGACGGACTGGAGCCGGCTGACGCTGCCTTCCTGGCTCGCTACGGCATCCGGGCCTTCAGTCGGAGGCGGGGTTACAGCGCCACCTTTATGACGCGACCCGCCTATCCACAGGGCGCCAACGGCTTCCATCTCAACCACTCTCTGTGGACCCGGGACGGCAAGGACGTCTTCTTCGACGCGGCGGACCCTCTCAAACTGTCCCTTTTTGCCCGTCAGTGGATTGCTGGGCTGCTGCTCCACACGCCCGCCCTGTGCGCGCTGTACTGCCCGACGGTCAACTGCTACCAGCGCTTCAACTCCGGCATGGCGCCCCGGGCGGCGTACTGGGCGGTAGAGGATCGTGTGGGTGCCTTCCGCGTCAAGACCAGCGACTCAGGGGCCTATCTGGAGAACCGTCTGCCGTCCTCTGCCTGCAACCCCTACCTGGTCCTCGCCGCCACTGTGGCTGCGGGTCTCGACGGCGTGGAGAGGCAACTGGAGTGCCCCCAGCCCGGCCCCTTAGCGGACAGCAAACAGGCTGGGCCACTGCTGCCAAAGTCCTTAGCAGAAGCCTTGGAATACCTGCAGAAAGACACGGTGCTGAGGGAAGCCGTGGGTACCAAAGTGGTTGATTATTTTACGGTCCTTAAGCGGGATTTTGAGATCAAACATTTTGAGGACAATGCCACTGCTGATATGAGCAAGGCGGAGAGAGTGGAGCTGGAGAGAAAATACTACATGCCTTACCTGTAA